CAAGGTCGTTCCAGCTTAAGTAGGTCAGCTGGCTGTGGTCTATTTTCGATAAATCCGGCAGCTTTAATTTCTTATTCTTCGGAAACATCTTTTTCAGTTGCTGCTCGGTGACTTTTGGAAAAGGCAGCAAAAAGGTCGAAAGACGCTGGATATATCGCTCAAACTCATCATCTGTTTTCAGTTTGGAAAGATCCAGCATTTCCTGTTGATCCACTGATGCATTTGGAAAGAGGTCCAAGATTTTGGTATGAGCTAAGTCAATCACAGCAGCTAAAACGGTCGGAGGTACATTCTTTTTGCTGCTATCCTTAATTAAAGCAATCTGTTTATTTATAAAATTCAACTGTTCATTTTTAATAAATTTTTCGGACATTACATGTCTCTCCCATCATGTTTACTGAGGTCACTTTACCTTTATTTTAAAAAATGCAGCAAACTTCTAATATGGAGAAAATGACTTAGAAACGTTTTTTACATAAAAAAGCACTGATGAACGATTTTTCATCAGTGCTTCTTACCTACTTTTTATGTGAATAAACAATTTTCTTAATGGTTTCGGTGGAGAGGTAATATTCGTTAGCTAATTGCTCGATACTGCTGCCACTTATAAAAGAATTTCTAATGGCCTCATTACGGCGATCAAGTAGCCTTCTTCCGCCACTTGAAGTTCCCCATTTCCGATACTCCGTTTCCGGTTTAGGAATATACAGCGTTTTCCCCTGAACATACTTTTGGATTTCCAAAATTAGATTCTCAGGTAAAACTTCGCTTGCATTCATATATTTCATTTTGCCCGCCCCTTATTTTGATTTTGAAAAAAATAAGGTGCAAAGC
Above is a genomic segment from Neobacillus endophyticus containing:
- a CDS encoding FusB/FusC family EF-G-binding protein; the encoded protein is MSEKFIKNEQLNFINKQIALIKDSSKKNVPPTVLAAVIDLAHTKILDLFPNASVDQQEMLDLSKLKTDDEFERYIQRLSTFLLPFPKVTEQQLKKMFPKNKKLKLPDLSKIDHSQLTYLSWNDLGSNKKFIVYELEGKIVGIECKFSPTSKTNICSICNSFGDVAYFSTVTKAKKAKNPDYYKAIGNLICADSSECNKKITNVQYLTTFLKESLGM
- a CDS encoding CD3324 family protein, with the protein product MKYMNASEVLPENLILEIQKYVQGKTLYIPKPETEYRKWGTSSGGRRLLDRRNEAIRNSFISGSSIEQLANEYYLSTETIKKIVYSHKK